From the Ciona intestinalis chromosome 2, KH, whole genome shotgun sequence genome, one window contains:
- the LOC100179897 gene encoding cilia- and flagella-associated protein 47 isoform X1 — translation MEGDVVGIRISPPVVEFVDATINEVLTLNLVVQNVSKFSKRIRFHAPVTNKFKLHVTNPEKPVAPGLEIQASVEYFNDLAEDARDRIILSVDDDIIEIPLYAYTPTPLLDVEGPVDFGMVVANSRVLSQEVALINHGSLVGEFKVVYTGSKPIVITPSSGKVNPKTIQLIKVELVTDNPGDVNETASVQLEGMQDTKLQIKACIVEQSLQLLSQDKQSALSCVSFGPAYYGTDRIEPAYLFNNGPEPLKWVSVLEEGADGEEAGTDLTKSTAAMLATSPMERIRGRAYDILTSLITVLPNQGTIGPYQKIPVNFRFSPRFNSSSVGWEATEKPPPRQDFALFMKFEMVGSNDSFLSELENTNKKIEVAIRATAVPVLVNIQPSNTFDFGEILCGDHASALCTLTNESALLPLNIQCKKVAHFNATPVQTKIAPGKTQDIMLSFQPNQAGTFQPLQLLDVLGKVCIATKEEGGSEEVTRLRLTSFQTIPIQLVGTSIAIPKHREPKVNPGITPLVTNETGQFVDVTFDDINKVKGQLRTTIVNSANAKLHLQGGDKVKKALVAFPNDRAQSIRPSKRDEEYQTPFTRSKRHTYVDPDYAYTIEEENARKQHKDKYTHFLRECTDKRVRKEQTREYKEINNDKDLALKPADGLKPPKLNALEFETPVPYQISPLKEKHRLLTTRQLANEERKTATRPVTEGLNAVPTTYAEKQDCKRHLSPQDLHKVVIGPPTIDFGEVCLRSTNNKQLHIVNNLNHFIHVQVTIDCKELRQTSPLSQVIPAQSKAQFTLVFESNSVGKFQRSISYSVNRQHESHVLVLADIVPVALKLSSDFLELSSESGLPADAGYRSTVTLFNQRNYPAEFTWSPVLSDRGTAFSIRPATGTVEAFKDLKCEVVFHPSYFAPLEGEFHMQVHNGNSTSLKCLAKLGPTNVQFVERRILFGSIPLNMRSTRTALLHNTGHNHAMFYVINSNPFPGMTVTPVHGIVPVGGTAELKVVLLPNSVVKFDTWIQVNIRGWKTIDLRMGGTVEPPEVDIDVKSFKFHGVYCDSTVSMPFNLINHTTTRVKAEFDLTKFADFTLSYPEEEVDVDPNDQELMQPNRWCVHLTGLQTLPCVLTFHPTSVASYDFNLPVVINKTGAPSPTPSTFPPTPVPSEHHIITPRPIETAIPTPRRRVVATALRPILQLSCSRLDFSLPVSFMDMSIPDNAGGDRKQFTLTNKSDSPVTWEMDVTSAGNYLEDNAFSFVKPGGAWYPQDKVSGVIEPQQSTILTVIFCPKNVGSYVYNIPVILNGNKAKPYRHIYLNALLQAPTITFDPLALVLTPVPLSTAVYAEFNIIACGYNKQNNLKVEIPDVESDDGSTISCFALEFPNGPIIPAPTKTKPTDIKVTALLPCILTFSSDKPVSATVDLTLTDEAGRRFSIPVTATADNCVLTVYPFLAAHRNDHQIVCEQDKALRGPAQDVNSVSLGEAVLLPCISPHRPSTRGSTSATSSHFGTASSTFDESTNSPSELDTMSTSYYFSSCNFSSTPDTITFKSDCSLCSRCRESEFVHSSRDGAQPALPANSDTTGTSRHRVNVAKNATHDVASLNKGPVTNQRNTEDASAQRELISRSLGSAVFPFESSLEAHFHHEVLLAAQRWFSAHGWPGGLFPITVPQSLRRLVTRIPFDDEEIAARCGPPVTADNPKRNRMNFGGWDTSLKKDVKTIYDMLQHLCGRMVPGIPINQPLPRDPTERILQLHWQHSTLLTFLRGQGASVAAIRPEFLLTPRDYRRWVKIRERDAKKQDKVNGRVTVEPSEGGKSLDEKITLASNIHIEEELFESVSKRAWTDLLLQLFKVLVLSRIASSQASSTKLNKSIPTVNPDPLASNVYSTGERIVLAWLNHHYEIQRHLVWGDRALQPVEKSKGGEPPSRWVVNFDYDLLDGLVLASVVSAYCPWLIADHFSEMYTAPASPEQCLHNTLILVRSLRSAGIDYDIQATDITDPNPISLLLLCVYLYQNLPQYAPKSTVEFVGALHSIVRRQVRLNNPSSRPLTYIASIFGRDQNDFSLPGGNEVNVPPRGDVNLDVNFTSRLIRPAEAVLVLVGRRNSSSNSGSRLNGTVGSTLVFNMRTAVDDIHPINTVKGDSPCYEMKKIDLMVTNPFKQDGKFRIVLVESSDGPPSPLDIGQRGGVAKSAKKTLSSRIKSVKSRTDHGQPKESSPPPSPPPEERPVPDDLTRKTTDQGPTMTSQLTAFFCHECYISLEAGKSKVLQLDFLPFSIGRKYCSVLFVDEDVGEFLYAVEATSSLPLPSSVPFNSASQHSVRISSAAAAERGKGLFGGDERIIYWKCENNSTLQEKLLVPVTNEAKEKALRLAARQRMSKKEQERRILTGTLDSGSVTAAIAAMGLVDTEQYNDMRDSLSQFHPPSAPPRPRGTTFNVEASSEWFQAQPSIIIPSPMTFGPPPASEMKTSNAGPNDRQNDGTVPLEVRFSPKGPGHYPCDIILKSPGDVRVYRVECTVNPAGTTARFDFRTPAHQSVTQSIPIQNASNHDWELECLIDGKGFFGPSFMTAKAGQTTYFPLMFKPHCECSITGKLTIKNKSDGTEHLFNLRGIGGSPLSLDHIQLSCKCREDFKYTVSVPNFAPHKLNYKVVTDIPYLDGVTSVTVLKGQQADYNFVLSPWKQGLTKGVLAFVVEDAEKSKLVSKDESDSDKEEEDERTVESVTPAYLKPKKELDAMQSYRVWYSIEIDAKPSEPLGNLRFECPVQQMAYFDIPVRNPCGEILNFDVKVSGKALKGESEFSLRPRVPGSYQLKYSPCVVGTSEGSVFFCSEHTGEFWYKLELVCMPPPPTHLPAMDCQLGRWCRQLISMNNPTDDPMEVEATLTNDVNFSLDLPTSSIDLQQHPYFCVPPRSSLDVPIQFMPTSLGAHNHQATVILRSKQLGEAAYLINGRGLAPTPMEPVSVSAGVGSSTSLILPFRNPTDTTVIVDATICDHEQTMNGISSSILRNSITVDSVFCLLLKHTSNIQLEPKQSLDIPFTFSPDTMRRHEGALTISVRRKDGMPWPEETDGIEDLTGLNGQKIETVEQIRPISRTDDGRIEKIRWVFPIHGIPEVRSQETREALLQCQARSRIEERLEVTLTGAIPSSASAHSLTRLRAVTPLDKQRQAAQDGVVVEGHSVAEEFSYKIEFPDSESRQQLEQALAVSLVRKERDPHTGMVVLVFNLVFSPFRPLSHTVTLTVTAATGGVWSFPLAIRASEPPPDDVITVEAAGLGKGSTVSFVLFSHSRHPTPFNAYFVGGSDNEFIVTPESGELQPQGTNGTRLSVTFTPNMYGRSYKARLVVQTLDMQWTYDVKGVTPEYRVPKVQSAILTSTLARPRVLAQRPRVNYVRKNMKLNATAVSSPIKGIPLFQKHVESL, via the exons ATGGAAGGTGATGTAGTTGGCATCAGAATATCTCCACCTGTTGTGGAGTTTGTTGACGCAACGATCAATGAAGTTCTCACCTTAAACCTAGTCGTTCAAAACGTCAGTAAATTCAGCAAGAGAATAAGATTTCATGCACCAGTAACAAAT AAATTTAAGCTTCATGTAACCAACCCAGAGAAGCCAGTTGCTCCTGGCTTGGAAATTCAAGCATCagttgaatattttaatgatttgGCTGAAGATGCTCGGGACAGAATCATTCTTTCAGTTGATGATGACATAATTGAAATACCACTTTATGC TTACACCCCCACCCCTCTACTTGATGTGGAAGGACCAGTTGATTTTGGAATGGTGGTCGCCAACAGTCGCGTGTTGAGCCAGGAAGTTGCATTGATCAACCACGGATCTTTAGTCGGAGAATTCAAAGTGGTTTATACTGGATCCAAACCCATTGTTATCACTCCCTCCAGTGGTAAAGTAAATCCGAAAACAATCCAGTTGATCAAAGTGGAACTTGTGACGGATAATCCAGGAGATGTTAATGAAACAGCAAG TGTGCAATTGGAAGGAATGCAAGACACAAAGCTGCAAATTAAGGCCTGTATTGTGGAGCAATCATTGCAGCTTTTGTCTCAGGATAAGCAGTCTGCTTTGTCTTGTGTTTCATTTGGACCAGCATACTATGGCACAGATCGTATTGAACCAGCATATCTTTTCAATAACGGACCAGAACCATTAAAATGGGTGTCTGTGCTGGAGGAAGGGGCAGATGGGGAAGAAGCT GGAACAGATTTAACAAAATCAACAGCAGCCATGTTGGCAACATCACCCATGGAAAGAATCCGTGGTCGAGCCTACGATATTCTAACCTCACTTATTACTGTATTGCCAAACCAAGGAACTATTGGTCCTTACCAGAAAATTCCGGTCAATTTTAG atTTAGTCCACGTTTCAACAGCTCAAGTGTTGGATGGGAGGCGACAGAAAAACCTCCTCCTCGTCAGGATTTTGCTCTTTTCATGAAGTTTGAAATGGTCGGAAGCAATGACAGTTTTCTATCTGAATTAGAAAATa ctaacaaaaaaattgaagttGCAATTCGTGCAACAGCGGTGCCAGTGCTGGTAAACATTCAACCAAGCAATACCTTTGATTTTGGAGAG ATACTATGCGGTGACCATGCAAGTGCATTGTGTACTCTTACAAATGAGTCAGCACTTCTGCCACTAAACATACAATGTAAAAAGGTGGCTCATTTCAACGCAACTCCTGTGCAAACCAAGATAGCACCAGGCAAAACACAG GACATCATGTTGTCATTCCAACCAAACCAAGCAGGGACTTTTCAACCTCTTCAATTACTTGATGTCCTTGGGAAGGTTTGTATTGCAACGAAGGAAGAAGGCGGCTCAGAGGAAGTTACGCGATTAAGATTAACTTCATTCCAAACCATTCCCATTCAACTTGTTGGAACATCCATAGCCATTCCTAAGCACAGAGAACCCaa AGTGAACCCAGGTATAACACCACTGGTCACAAATGAAACTGGACAGTTTGTTGATGTTACATTTGATGACATTAACAAAGTGAAAGGGCAGCTTCGTACGACAATCGTTAATTCTGCCAATGCTAAGCTTCACTTGCAGGGAGGGGATAAAGTGAAAAAAGCTCTGGTTGCATTTCCCAATGATAG AGCTCAAAGTATCCGACCATCGAAGCGTGACGAGGAATATCAAACTCCGTTCACGCGAAGCAAGCGACACACGTATGTCGATCCTGATTACGCATACACCATTGAGGAGGAAAATGCTCGGAAGCAACATAAGGACAAGTACACCCACTTCCTACGTGAATGCACAGATAAAAGAGTCAGAAAGGAACAGACAAG AGAGTACAAAGAAATCAACAATGACAAGGACCTTGCTTTGAAACCTGCAGATGGTTTAAAGCCACCAAAGCTAAATGCACTTGAGTTTGAGACTCCAG tccCCTACCAAATCTCACCACTGAAAGAGAAACATCGCCTTTTAACCACACGTCAACTTGCGAATGAGGAGCGAAAAACAGCAACCCGTCCTGTTACTGAAGGTTTGAATGCCGTCCCAACAACATATGCTGAAAAACAGGATTGCAAAAGACACTTGTCACcacag GATTTGCACAAAGTAGTGATTGGACCACCAACAATAGATTTTGGTGAAGTTTGTCTTCGttcaacaaacaacaaacaactcCACATTGTAAACAATCTCAACCACTTTATTCATGTACAA GTAACTATTGACTGCAAGGAACTACGACAGACGTCTCCACTTTCACAAGTGATACCAGCTCAGTCCAAAGCTCAGTTTACCCTCGTGTTTGAATCAAACAGTGTTGGAAAGTTTCAACGTTCAATCAG TTACTCTGTGAATCGTCAGCATGAAAGCCATGTGTTAGTGCTTGCTGATATCGTGCCTGTGGCATTGAAGTTATCTTCCGATTTTCTCGAGCTGTCATCAGAATCAGGTCTACCAGCAGATGCAGGATACAG ATCAACTGTGACTTTGTTTAACCAACGAAACTACCCTGCAGAGTTCACCTGGTCTCCTGTATTAAGTGACAGGGGAACAGCATTCTCAATACGCCCTGCTACGGGAACTGTGGAAGCTTTTAAAGATCTAAAATGCGAG GTTGTTTTCCACCCAAGTTATTTTGCACCGTTAGAAGGTGAGTTTCACATGCAAGTTCACAATGGAAATTCAACTTCACTGAAATGCTTGGCCAAGCTTGGTCCAACCAATGTTCAG TTTGTAGAAAGAAGAATATTGTTTGGAAGTATTCCTCTTAACATGAGATCCACTCGAACTGCATTGCTTCATAACACTGGCCACAACCATGCTATGTTTTATGTGATAAACTCAAACCCTTTCCCTGGAATGACTGTGACTCCTGTGCATGGAATAGTCCCAGTTGGTGGGACCGCCGAACTCAAG GTTGTTCTTCTCCCCAACTCTGTAGTGAAGTTTGACACATGGATTCAAGTGAATATAAGAGGATGGAAAACAATTGACTTACGAATGGGAGGAACTGTAGAACCACCTGAAGTTGATATTGATGTGAAG TCATTCAAGTTTCATGGAGTATATTGTGATTCCACTGTCTCGATGCCTTTCAATCTCATCAACCACACAACCACTCGTGTTAAAGCTGAGTTTGACCTCACAAAGTTTGCAGACTTTACTCTTTCTTACCCAGAAGAAGAAGTGGATG ttgatCCAAATGACCAGGAGTTAATGCAACCAAACAGATGGTGTGTTCATCTAACTGGACTCCAAACCTTGCCTTGTGTGTTGACATTCCATCCTACTTCT GTTGCGTCATACGATTTCAATCTCCCTGTAGTAATCAACAAGACTGGCGCTCCAAGCCCAACCCCAAGCACTTTCCCCCCAACCCCTGTACCATCGGAACATCACATTATTACCCCAAGGCCAATAGAAACTGCGATACCCACCCCGCGTAGACGTGTAGTGGCAACCGCACTTCGTCCAATCTTACAGCTGTCATGCTCAAG GTTGGATTTTTCCCTTCCAGTTTCTTTCATGGACATGAGCATTCCAGATAACGCTGGTGGTGATCGTAAACAATTCAcattaacaaataaaagtgaTTCTCCAGTTACCTGGGAGATGGATGTAACATCAGCTGGAAATTACCTTGAAGACAATGCATTTTC GTTTGTGAAGCCAGGAGGTGCCTGGTATCCACAAGACAAAGTTAGTGGCGTAATTGAACCACAACAGTCTACCATCCTTACTGTTATATTCTGCCCTAAAAATGTGGGAAGCTACGTTTACAATATACCTGTgattttaaatggaaataaaGCAAAACCTTACAG ACACATATACTTGAATGCCCTTCTTCAAGCACCCACCATCACATTTGATCCACTTGCATTAGTTCTAACCCCTGTCCCTCTATCCACTGCTGTATATGCTGAGTTCAATATCATTGCTTGTGGCTACAACAA acaaaacaatttaaaagttgAGATACCAGATGTAGAGTCAGATGACGGATCAACCATCTCATGTTTTGCACTCGAGTTTCCAAATGGACCTATTATTCCTGCTCCAACTAAAACTAAACCAACAG acaTTAAAGTAACAGCCTTGCTTCCTTGCATTCTAACTTTCAGTTCCGATAAACCAGTTTCTGCCACTGTGGATTTAACATTGACTGATGAAGCTGGCAGAAG ATTTAGCATCCCAGTCACAGCCACTGCTGACAACTGCGTGCTTACAGTTTATCCTTTTCTCGCTGCTCATAGAAATGACCACCAGATAGTTTGTGAGCAAGACAAAGCACTTAGAGGACCAGCACAAGATGTTAACTCAG TCAGTCTCGGTGAAGCAGTATTGTTGCCGTGTATTTCTCCCCACCGGCCTTCCACACGAGGGAGCACAAGTGCCACGAGTTCTCATTTCGGAACTGCATCGTCAACATTTGATGAGTCAACAAACTCTCCTTCAg AACTGGACACCATGAGTACCTCATACTACTTTTCCTCCTGTAATTTCTCCTCTACCCCTGACACCATCACATTTAAATCTGACTGTAGTTTGTGCTCAAGATGCAGAG AATCGGAGTTTGTGCATAGTTCAAGAGATGGTGCTCAACCAGCGTTACCAGCCAACAGTGACACCACTGGTACATCTCGTCACAGAGTTAACGTCGCAAAGAATGCAACGCATGATGTTGCTTCACTCAACAAA GGCCCAGTAACAAACCAACGAAACACAGAAGATGCCTCTGCACAACGAGAACTTATCTCTCGTTCCCTTGGTTCGGCCGTCTTCCCATTTGAAAGTTCATTGGAAGCTCACTTTCATCATGAAGTATTGCTCGCCGCCCAACGTTGGTTTTCAGCGCATGGTTGGCCCGGTGGTCTCTTCCCTATCACTGTTCCACAATCACTAAGACG TCTTGTTACTCGAATCCCATTTGATGACGAGGAGATAGCTGCTCGCTGTGGCCCTCCAGTGACTGCAGACAACCCCAAAAGAAATCGGATGAATTTTGGAGGTTGGGACACCAGCTTGAAGAAAGATGTGAAGACAATTTATGACATGCTTCAACATTTATGTGGAAG AATGGTTCCTGGCATCCCAATCAACCAACCATTACCACGAGATCCAACCGAACGTATTCTTCAACTACATTGGCAACATTCAACTCTTCTTACTTTTCtaag AGGCCAAGGTGCATCAGTGGCAGCCATTCGTCCCGAGTTTCTTTTAACCCCACGTGATTACCGTCGTTGGGTCAAAATCAGGGAGCGTGACGCAAAAAAGCAGGACAAAGTAAATGGACGAGTGACTGTAGAACCTTCAGAAGGTGGGAAATCTTTAGATGAAAAGATAACGCTTGCTTCCAACATCCATATTGAAGAAGAACTTTTTGAGTCAGTCTCAAAACGGGCGTGGACAGATTTACTGCTCCAGCTCTTCAAG GTCTTAGTGTTGTCAAGGATTGCCTCAAGCCAAGCAAGCAGCACAAAACTGAACAAAAGTATTCCAACGGTGAACCCCGACCCGTTAGCAAGCAATGTATACAG CACTGGTGAACGAATTGTTCTAGCATGGCTCAACCATCATTATGAGATACAACGCCATTTAGTGTGGGGGGATAGGGCTTTACAACCTGTGGAGAAAAGCAAAGGTGGAGAACCTCCATCTAGATGGGTCGTCAACTTTGATTACGATCTCTTGGATGGCCTCGTGCTTGCTTCTGTTGTGTCTGCTTACTGTCCGTGGCTG ATTGCTGATCACTTCAGTGAGATGTACACAGCCCCTGCCAGTCCTGAGCAGTGTCTGCACAACACACTAATCCTAGTGAGATCACTTAGAAGTGCCGGCATTGATTACGATATTCAAGCAACTGACATAACCGACCCAAACCCCATCTCTTTATTGTTG TTATGTGTTTATCTGTATCAAAACCTTCCACAATATGCTCCTAAATCAACAGTTGAGTTTGTTGGTGCGCTTCACTCTATTGTTCGCAGACAG GTTCGTTTAAACAACCCAAGTTCACGACCTCTAACGTACATTGCTTCAATATTCGGGCGTGATCAGAATGATTTCAGCTTACCTGGTGGAAATGAAGTCAATGTACCTCCCAG AGGAGATGTAAACTTGGATGTGAACTTCACAAGTCGATTGATTCGGCCCGCAGAAGCTGTGCTTGTGTTGGTTGGAAGACGAAACTCAAGTTCCAACTCTGGTTCGAGACTGAACGGGACCGTGGGTTCAACTCTTGTGTTCAACATGCGGACTGCTGTGGATGATATTCACCCCATAAATACTGTGAAAGGGGATTCTCCATGTTATGAGATGAAGAAGATTGATCTCATG GTAACCAACCCATTTAAACAAGATGGAAAATTCCGGATTGTTCTGGTTGAATCCAGTGATGGACCTCCATCTCCGCTCGACATCGGGCAAAGGGGAGGTGTAGCGAAGAGTGCCAAGAAAACTTTGTCGTCTAGGATAAAAtcg GTCAAATCACGAACTGACCACGGCCAACCAAAAGAATCCTCCCCACCACCAAGCCCTCCTCCAGAAGAACGACCTGTTCCTGATGACCTCACAAGGAAGACAACAGACCAAGGcccaactatgacatcacaattgaCAGCATTCTTCTGCCATGAATGCTACATTTCTCTGGAGGCTGGAAAATCTAAAGTTTTACAG TTGGATTTCCTTCCATTCAGcattggaagaaaatattgCTCCGTGCTCTTCGTGGATGAGGATGTGGGCGAGTTCCTCTATGCAGTTGAAGCAACATCCAGTCTTCCTCTTCCTTCATCCGTTCCATTCAACTCTGCTTCTCAACATTCAGTCCGGATTTCAAGTGCAGCCGCGGCAGAGAGag GTAAAGGTTTGTTTGGCGGCGACGAGCGAATTATTTACTGGAAATGTGAAAACAATTCAACTCTGCAAGAAAAGCTTTTGGTTCCTGTTACAAATGAAGCAAAAGAAAAAGCTCTTAGATTGGCTGCGAGACAGAGGATGTCGAAAAAAGAACAAGAAAGAAGGATTTTAACAG GAACGTTGGATAGTGGTAGTGTTACAGCAGCAATTGCTGCTATGGGGTTAGTTGACACTGAGCAGTACAACGACATGCGTGACTCCCTTTCCCAATTTCACCCTCCATCTGCCCCACCACGGCCCCGAGGAACCACTTTTAATGTGGAAGCATCTTCTGAATGGTTCCAGGCCCAACCCTCAATTATAATTCCGTCCCCAATGACATTTGGACCGCCCCCAGCATCAGAGATGAAAACAAGTAATGCTGGACCTAATGACAGACAG AATGATGGTACCGTTCCATTAGAAGTGAGATTTTCACCAAAAGGTCCCGGGCACTACCCGTGTGACATCATCCTCAAGTCACCCGGTGATGTCCGTGTATACAGGGTGGAATGCACTGTGAACCCCGCAGGGACGACGGCGCGTTTCGATTTCCGCACTCCCGCTCATCAGAGCGTAACACAGAGCATTCCTATC caAAATGCATCAAACCATGATTGGGAATTAGAATGTCTGATTGATGGCAAAGGTTTCTTTGGGCCAAGTTTTATGACAGCAAAGGCAGGACAGACAACATATTTTCCCCTCATGTTCAAACCTCATTGTGAATGTTCAATTACTGGCAAGCTCACCAttaaaaacaa ATCTGATGGCACTGAACATCTGTTTAACTTGCGAGGGATTGGCGGAAGTCCTCTGTCTCTTGATCACATTCAACTCAGTTGCAAATGCCGAGAGGATTTTAAATACACGGTGTCTGTACCAAACTTTGCACCACACAAGCTCAACTATAAAGTTGTCACTGATATTCCTTACTTGGATGGTGTGACTTCTGTTACTGTGTTGAAG GGCCAGCAAGCGGATTACAATTTCGTTCTGTCTCCATGGAAACAAGGATTAACAAAAGGAGTTCTCGCTTTCGTTGTGGAGGATGCTGAGAAATCAAAGTTGGTGAGCAAAGATGAGAGTGACTCGGATAAAGAAGAGGAAGATGAAAGAACTGTTGAGTCCGTCACGCCAGCGTATCTCAAACCAAAGAAGGAACTAGATGCTATGCAGAGTTATAG AGTTTGGTATTCAATTGAAATAGATGCTAAACCATCGGAACCACTTGGAAATCTAAGGTTTGAATGTCCAGTGCAACAAATGGCATATTTCGATATCCCAGTCAGAAACCCATGCGGGGAAATTCTCAACTTTGAT GTTAAAGTATCAGGTAAAGCATTGAAAGGAGAATCTGAGTTTTCACTTCGACCTAGAGTTCCTGGTTCTTATCAACTCAAATACTCTCCATGTGTGGTTGGTACCAGTGAAGGGTCCGTGTTCTTCTGCAGTGAGCATACCGGTGAATTCTGGTATAAACTGGAGTTGGTGTGCATGCCCCCACCACCAACCCACCTGCCCGCTATGGATTGTCAGCTTG GTCGATGGTGTCGTCAACTTATCTCGATGAACAATCCAACTGATGATCCCATGGAGGTGGAGGCCACCCTCACCAATGATGTCAACTTCTCTCTTGATCTTCCAACCTCCAGCATTGATCTTCAGCAACATCCATATTTCTGTGTTCCTCCCAGATCATCATTGGATGTTCCCATTCAATTCATGCCAACATCACTTGGAGCTCACAACCACCAAGCTACAG TAATTCTCCGAAGCAAGCAGCTTGGAGAAGCCGCTTACCTCATAAATGGTCGTGGTTTGGCCCCAACACCCATGGAACCTGTCAGTGTGAGCGCCGGTGTGGGTTCAAGCACCTCACTCATATTACCTTTCCGAAATCCAACAGACACCACTGTGattgttgatgcaacaatatgTGACCATGAACAAACAATGAATGGAATATCAAGCTCAATTCTaag GAACAGTATAACTGTGGATTCAGTATTCTGTCTCCTACTGAAGCACACAAGCAACATTCAATTGGAACCAAAACAGTCGCTTGACATTCCATTCACTTTCTCACCTGATACA atgCGAAGACATGAAGGAGCGCTAACAATCTCTGTTAGAAGGAAGGATGGAATGCCATGGCCTGAAGAAACAGATGGAATAGAAGACTTGACAG GTTTAAATGggcaaaaaattgaaacagttGAACAAATTCGACCGATCAGCAGAACCGATGACGGTCGAATAGAAAAAATAAGATGGGTATTCCCCATACATGGGATTCCAGAAGTTCGTTCCCAAGAAACCAGAG AGGCATTACTTCAATGTCAAGCTCGTAGTCGAATTGAAGAACGACTTGAAGTAACTCTCACAGGTGCCATACCAAGCTCTGCATCGGCTCATAGTCTTACTAGGTTACGAGCGGTCACACCACTTGATAAACAACGACAAGCAGCACAGGATGGCGTGGTGGTGGAAG GTCATTCAGTAGCAGAGGAGTTCtcgtataaaatagaatttcCCGACTCAGAATCTCGTCAGCAGCTTGAACAAGCTTTAGCTGTAAGTTTGGTTCGTAAGGAAAGAGACCCACACACAGGGATGGTGGTGCTGGTGTTTAACCTTGTTTTTTCACCATTTAGACCATTAAG CCATACTGTTACTCTGACGGTAACAGCAGCAACAGGAGGGGTATGGAGTTTCCCTCTCGCCATTCGTGCATCTGAACCACCTCCTGATGATGTGATTACTGTGGAAGCTGCAGGATTAGGAAAAGGTTCAACTGTCAGCTTTGTGCTTTTCAGCCACTCCAG GCACCCGACTCCATTCAACGCTTACTTTGTCGGTGGTAGTGACAATGAATTTATCGTGACGCCAGAATCAGGCGAGCTGCAGCCACAAGGAACGAATGGAACCAGACTTTCTGTTACCTTCACCCCAAATATGTATGGAAGGTCTTATAAAGCAAGGCTGGTGGTTCAG aCTTTAGATATGCAGTGGACCTATGACGTTAAAGGGGTTACTCCCGAGTACCGCGTGCCTAAGGTCCAGTCGGCGATTCTTACGTCGACGCTTGCACGCCCTCGTGTGTTGGCCCAGCGTCCCAGGGTAAACTACGTTCGGAAAAACATGAAATTAAATGCTACAGCCGTCTCCTCGCCCATCAAGGGAATTCCACTGTTCCAGAAACATGTTGAAAGTTTGTAA